The following is a genomic window from Opitutus sp. GAS368.
GATTCAAAGCTGCTGCAGGCCGTGTTGCGCAAGGCTGCGCTCGAGGAGGAGAAGGAACTCCAGAGCCCGAACTCCAAGAAGAACCCGGCCAAGGACGAGGCCGAGAAGGAACGCCGCAAGGCTCGCCGGGTTGAAATCGACGGCGAGATCGCCGCACTCAATGACGGCATCCTCGCCGGCGTGCCGTCGGACATCGGCCCGGCCGTGGCGGCGAGCACGCTGGAGTTTTTCGCGAGCGAGCACGGACAGCGACTGCGGGCGAAGCTGGACAAGCTCGGCATCGACCCGCAGGGCACGGTGCTGACGGCGGGCAAGTTCACGGGGAAGACCTTCGTGCTGACCGGCACCCTGCCGACCCTGAAACGCGAGGAGGCCGAGCAAAAGATCCTCGCGGCCGGGGGCAAGACCAGCGGCAGCGTCAGCAAGAAGACCAGCTATGTGCTCGCCGGCGCCGAGGCCGGCTCGAAGCTCGACAAGGCCAGGGAGCTCGGCGTGCCGGTGATCGACGAGGCCGAGTTCCTGCGCCTGCTGCAGGGGTAACCACAGGGAGTGTCTTCAAACCTCCGAAAGAACCACTAATGAGATTTCACCAAGGGTGAAATCCACGGAAACCGCTCCGGCTGATCGCCTGCGCGGTGGGTTTCGGGGGCCCGCTAATCGCGGGCAGAAAGGGCGGCGATCAGCCGCCCCCTGAACCTGGCGGCGGAGGCGATCAGCCGGAGCAGTGAAAGTAGATTCCGCCGTTGGCGGAATCCTTTTAGTGGTCCCCCCTTCCGAGCTTTGAAAACACTCCCTAATCAATTTCGCCAACACGGTCTTTTTGACCACGGATTGCACGGATTAACACGGATCGGGATTGAACAGGAGGAAACGGAGGGAACAGAGAAAGCATAACTCAGGAGCGGCAAGGTCATGATTGATGACCTTCTGGTCTCTGATTGCCTCAGTTGTCTCTGTTATCTCCTGTGAACTGATTGTTTGGATTTATCCGTGCCCATCCGTGTAATCCGTGGCTAAACAGTCCGTAATCACGGCGTGATCGTGGGCTTGAGCTTGGGCATGCCGTGGTCCACGGACAGCGGCCCGGCGCCGCTGATGGCAAACGTGACCAGCAGGAAAAGCACGAGAGCGGAGAACTCAAGGCCCTGGCCACCGCTCATCAGCCCCTCGTTGCGATGGATGAACACCGCGCCCGCCAAGATGGGAACCTGCACCCAGGCGGCGATGCGCGTCAGCAGGCCGACGGTGAGCATCAAGCCGCCCACAAGGTGGGCCAGCGAGATATAGTGGAGCACTCCCACCGTCACCAGCCAGGGGAAATCCATCCGCTTGATCAGATCCAGGATGAACTCGGCGCGGGTGTTGGTGATGATGAAGACGCCGCGGATGAAAAGGCCGAGGCCGAGATAAATGCGGACGCAATCGAGCCAGACCTTGGGATGGGCTTCCGCCCAGTCGATGAACTGACGCAGCTTTTCCATGGGTTAAGACTCCTGGGGTAGGCCGGCGGGCAGCATGTCCGCCGGGTGGCTGCAGGATACGGCCGCGGGGAGGCGGGTCAATGGCGCTTGTGGCTGTAGCGGCGGTCTGTGACCGCCGGACGGCGCTCATAGAGCGCCGCTACAGGGATGGCGAAGGTAGGGGCCGTTGCCCCCAACGGCCCTTGGCGGACAACGGAGAAGGGCGGGTGGGGCAACCGCCCCTACCACAAGGCACGGCCCGCAGAGACGCGGGCCCTCCAGAAGGCGAAAGTCGGGATCACCGGTTCCTCCCTATGGTTTCATCAATGGAGGCGGGACTATCAGTCCCTCGAGTTTCCGGTCGCGATGGTGATACCCCACGGGACTGATAGTCCCGCCTCCATCGACGTCATCAGAACCCCTGTTTCTGGAGCTGGAGCTGCAGCTCGCGCTGGAAGGCCTGCACGTCCGCCGGGCCGGGCTGGTAGCCCTTCTGCGGGGTCTCGAGCATAAGGCGGCCCTGCTGGTCCAGCGCCCACTTGCCGCTGACGCCGTCACTGAAAGTCACGCTGCCGCTGACCATGAAGCCCGGGCGGACGATGCGGTCCAGATCCACGGCCAGGCTGCCAGCGCCGGCGGGTTCGGCCGGGAAGTCCTCGGGGGGCAGATCGTCCTCCTCGACGGCGCCGGGTGCCAGGCCGACCTTCTCCTTGAGCTGGTCGATCAGGCCCTTCTTCTCGGGTGCCTTGGGTGGCGCACCCTTGCTCACGTCGGAGGTGTCCACCTTGGGCGCCGGGTCCTTGAGCTCGAGATTCAGGTCGTCGACCAGGAAGCGGACGTCGCGGTAGGTCATCGAGACCTTGAACTGCTCGGCGAGCTTCTTCTGGACGGCGGAGAGGTTGTCACCGGCGGCGACCCAGCCGGCGACGGTCTGCTTTTGTTCGGGAGTCAGAGTCATGAAAGGAATTTTTTAACCACGAATGGACACGAAGGAACACGAATAGAAGGCAAGATACCGGAAACGACAAGTCCGGGGTGGAGGGCGGGCCTTGGCCTGTAGCGGCGGTCTACGACCGCCGTCCGGCGCTCATAGAGCGTCGCTACAGCGAGTCCGCGCTCACTTCGCCAGCTGCGTCTTGAGGAAATCCACGCTGCCGCGGACGGAATTGTCCTGGTCCATCATGTTCTCGACGGTCTTGACGGCGTGGATGACGGTGCCGTGGTCGCGGCCGCCGAAGGCCTCGCCGATCTCCTGGAGGGAGTGGCGGGTGAGCTGGCGGCAGAGATACATGGCGATCTGGCGGGGAAAGGCGATGGCGTTGGGCCGGCGCTTGCTCGTCATGTCCGAGTGGCGGATCTGGTAGTGGTCGGCGACGCGCTTCTGGATGCCCTCGATGTTGAGGCGGTTCTGGGCCTCCTCCATCAGCACGTCCTTCAGGAGGTGTTCGGCGGTGGCGAGGTCGAGGACCTTGCCGGTGAGGGCGGCGTAGCTGGAAATCTTGATGAGGGCGCCCTCGAGCCGGCGGATGTTCTTCGAGATGTGCTGCGCCATGAACTCGATCACGGGCATCGGCAGCTCGATCTTGAGGGTGGCGGCCTTGGTCTTGAGGATGGCGACGCGGGTCTCGAAGTCGGGCGACTGGATGTCGGCGGACAGGCCCCACTGGAAGCGGGAGACGAGGCGGGCCTCGAGCGTGGCGATCTCGGTCACCGGGCGGTCGCTGGAGATGATGATCTGCTTCTGGGACTCGAAGAGGTCGTTGAAGGTGTGGAAGAACTCCTCCTGGATGCGCTCCTTGCCCGCGAGAAACTGCACATCGTCGACCAGCAGGACGTCCACGCTGCGGTAGCGCTGGCGGAACTTGGTCAGGGCGTTCTCCTGGATGGCGTGGATATACTCGTTGGTGAACTTCTCGGTGGAGAGGTAGGCGACCTTGGCCTCCGGGTTGCGCTGGAGGATGCTGTGCCCGATGGCGTGCATCAGGTGGGTCTTGCCCAGGCCGGTGGCGCCGTGGAGGAAGAGGGGGTTGTAGGCCTGCGCGGGCGCCTGGGCGACCGCGAGGGCGGCGGCGTGGGCGAGCTGGTTGTTCTGGCCGACGACGAAGTTCTCGAAGGTATTGCGCGGGTTGAGCGAGCTGGCGGCGGCCATGCGCTCGTCGTAGCGGAGCGGGGTGCGTTTGGCGGCGGCGCGACCCTTGGGCTCGGTGGCCGGCATGCGGGCGGAGGCGGCGCCGTCCGTCATCTTCTTCAGGCTGACGTGGACCATGCGGCCGGCGCTCAGGCGCAGGCGCTGCGAGATCAGGTCGAGGTAGTTGTCGTGAATCCAGATCGCGGCAAAATCATTCGGCACGCCGAGGACCAGCGAGTCCTCCGTCGTCTCCACGCAGCGGATGGGTTCGAACCACATCGAGAACACGTCCTCGGGGAACAGGCCCTTGAGGTCGCATTTGACGGTTTCCCAGAGGCTGGTCTGGAGGACGGGGTGGGGCATGACAGGCGGGGAGAAGACAGGTTTATTAACACC
Proteins encoded in this region:
- a CDS encoding DoxX family protein, with amino-acid sequence MEKLRQFIDWAEAHPKVWLDCVRIYLGLGLFIRGVFIITNTRAEFILDLIKRMDFPWLVTVGVLHYISLAHLVGGLMLTVGLLTRIAAWVQVPILAGAVFIHRNEGLMSGGQGLEFSALVLFLLVTFAISGAGPLSVDHGMPKLKPTITP
- the dnaA gene encoding chromosomal replication initiator protein DnaA encodes the protein MPHPVLQTSLWETVKCDLKGLFPEDVFSMWFEPIRCVETTEDSLVLGVPNDFAAIWIHDNYLDLISQRLRLSAGRMVHVSLKKMTDGAASARMPATEPKGRAAAKRTPLRYDERMAAASSLNPRNTFENFVVGQNNQLAHAAALAVAQAPAQAYNPLFLHGATGLGKTHLMHAIGHSILQRNPEAKVAYLSTEKFTNEYIHAIQENALTKFRQRYRSVDVLLVDDVQFLAGKERIQEEFFHTFNDLFESQKQIIISSDRPVTEIATLEARLVSRFQWGLSADIQSPDFETRVAILKTKAATLKIELPMPVIEFMAQHISKNIRRLEGALIKISSYAALTGKVLDLATAEHLLKDVLMEEAQNRLNIEGIQKRVADHYQIRHSDMTSKRRPNAIAFPRQIAMYLCRQLTRHSLQEIGEAFGGRDHGTVIHAVKTVENMMDQDNSVRGSVDFLKTQLAK